A window of the Ostrea edulis chromosome 1, xbOstEdul1.1, whole genome shotgun sequence genome harbors these coding sequences:
- the LOC125678694 gene encoding pachytene checkpoint protein 2 homolog, giving the protein MGDISVNGLGSVLPKGDTEEKYHVEICLKPTSLAESYSTKQHVLALLERHRVAYGDLTLTSFDDVFLQENVKSISLCDTDYGPEKKQISLLSDNLMLHVYRLNEDGPGTEELDDEEDMAAAHHWLLPALDFNGLWDSLVYDEDIKKGLLHYASTTLLFSDKAVDSNIISWNKVILLHGPPGTGKTSLCKALAQKLVIRLSDRYCYGQLIEINSHSLFSKWFSESGKLVMKMFQKIQELIDDKDALVFVLIDEVESLTAARKSTMSGSEPSDAIRVVNALLTQLDQIKRYPNVMILTTSNVTGAIDLAFVDRADIKQYIGPPSPAAIFKIYHTCIAELMRVGIISPAQQLFDLRTLEVMKFIEKNVTKLSLQLRDIAVKSHGLSGRTLRKLPFIAHALFVQSPSVTLEEFLDGLNKAVERQFKERNDLSKD; this is encoded by the exons ATGGGTGATATATCTGTAAATGGTCTTGGAAGTGTTTTGCCAAAGGGTGACACCGAAGAAAAATACCACGTCGAAATATGTTTGAAACCGACAAG CTTGGCGGAGAGTTACTCGACAAAACAGCACGTTCTAGCCTTGTTGGAACGACACAGAGTAGCGTATGGTGATTTGACTTTGACATCCTTCGATGATGTGTTTTTACAGGAGAATGTGAAATCTATTTCACTGTGCGACACAGACTATGGACCAGAGAAAAAG CAAATCTCCCTGCTATCTGATAacttgatgttacatgtttacCGCCTCAATGAAGATGGACCTGGCACGGAGGAACTGGACGACGAGGAAGACATGGCGGCTGCTCATCATTGGCTACTTCCTGCTTTGGATTTCAATGGATTGTGGGATAGTCTAGTTTATGACGAGGATATCAAAAAGGGG CTGTTGCATTATGCATCAACAACACTTCTGTTTTCTGATAAGGCAGTTGACAGTAACATCATATCATGGAACAAAGTTATACTACTGCATG GACCACCAGGCACTGGTAAAACATCTCTCTGTAAAGCATTGGCCCAGAAACTGGTCATTCGCTTGTCAGACAGATACTGCTATGGTCAGCTGATTGAAATCAACAGCCACAGTCTCTTCTCCAAGTGGTTCTCAGAG AGTGGAAAGCTTGTTATGAAAATGTTCCAAAAAATCCAAGAGCTGATAGATGATAAAGATGCTTTGGTTTTTGTGTTGATAGATGAG GTGGAGAGTTTAACTGCTGCTAGGAAGAGCACGATGTCTGGTAGTGAGCCGTCTGATGCCATCAGAGTGGTGAATGCACTGCTGACCCAGCTAGATCAAATCAAGAG ATACCCTAATGTGATGATCCTGACCACCTCCAATGTGACCGGTGCTATTGACCTGGCCTTTGTAGACAGAGCAGACATTAAGCAGTATATTGGACCTCCATCTCCTGCTGCCATATTCAAAATCTACCACACCTGTATAGCAGAACTAATGAGG GTTGGCATTATCTCCCCAGCTCAACAATTGTTTGATTTACGGACCTTGGAGGTCATGAAGttcatagaaaaaaatgttaCCAAGCTTAGTTTACAACTAAGAGACATAGCAGT GAAGAGTCATGGACTGAGTGGAAGGACTTTAAGGAAACTCCCTTTCATTGCACATGCTCTTTTTGTTCAG AGTCCATCTGTCACACTAGAGGAATTTCTGGATGGTCTGAACAAAGCTGTAGAAAGACAGTTCAAAGAGAGAAATGATCTGTCCAAGGATTGA